A window from Trinickia violacea encodes these proteins:
- a CDS encoding efflux transporter outer membrane subunit, with the protein MAPTPRTRWIPHYGAALCCTALAGCMVGPDYRSPAAPPTDHYTVTPLPEQTASAPGAAGVPQRFAPGQDIPAEWWTLFHCEPLDTLIRQALADSPNIASAQAVLRQAHENYLAQFGGSLLPSVNAQLNGQREKFNGVTFGEPGVVDYLNLYNASVNVSYKLDVFGGARRQLEGLAAQIDYQRYQLQGAYLALTANIVTAAVKEASLRAQIDATERIATDEDQQLQVLNQQFELGGVAKTAVLAQQTLLAQTRATLPPLAQSLDQTRHQLAVLAGMLPSDPALPEFRLEMFTLPQTLPVTLPSSLVKQRPDILASAALLHQASAQIGVATAAMYPQITLSASYGTEALTPAGAFQQANTIWSLGAGILQPIFQGGQLRAQKRAAVDAYDQANAQYRATVLLAFQNVADSLRALDHDATGLKAQTEAWRAASDSLTLTRGQYRVGGVSYLALLDAQRQYQQTVVSLAQAQASRYADTAALFQALGGGWWNAPPPEAAADTPH; encoded by the coding sequence ATGGCTCCTACTCCGCGTACCCGCTGGATTCCGCACTATGGCGCCGCGCTGTGCTGCACGGCGCTGGCCGGCTGCATGGTCGGCCCCGACTATCGATCGCCGGCGGCGCCGCCGACGGACCACTACACCGTCACGCCGCTGCCCGAGCAGACGGCCTCCGCGCCCGGCGCCGCGGGCGTGCCGCAGCGCTTCGCGCCCGGCCAGGACATTCCCGCCGAGTGGTGGACGCTCTTTCATTGCGAGCCGCTCGATACGCTGATCCGCCAGGCGCTCGCGGACAGTCCGAACATCGCCTCAGCGCAAGCCGTCTTGCGGCAAGCCCACGAAAACTACCTGGCGCAATTCGGCGGCTCGCTGTTGCCGAGCGTCAATGCGCAGCTCAACGGGCAACGTGAAAAATTCAACGGCGTCACGTTCGGCGAGCCGGGTGTCGTCGACTACTTGAATCTCTACAACGCGTCGGTGAACGTCTCGTACAAGCTCGACGTGTTCGGCGGCGCGCGCCGCCAGCTCGAAGGGCTCGCCGCGCAGATCGACTACCAGCGCTATCAGTTGCAGGGCGCCTATCTTGCGCTTACGGCCAACATCGTCACGGCAGCGGTCAAGGAAGCGTCGCTGCGCGCGCAGATCGACGCCACCGAGCGCATTGCCACGGACGAAGACCAGCAACTGCAAGTGCTCAACCAGCAGTTCGAACTCGGCGGCGTGGCCAAGACCGCCGTGCTCGCGCAACAAACGCTGCTTGCGCAAACGCGCGCGACGCTGCCGCCGCTCGCGCAATCGCTCGATCAAACGCGCCATCAGCTCGCGGTGCTGGCCGGCATGCTGCCGAGCGACCCCGCCCTGCCCGAATTCCGGCTCGAGATGTTCACGCTGCCGCAGACGCTGCCCGTGACCCTGCCGTCGTCGCTCGTCAAGCAGCGGCCCGACATCCTCGCGTCCGCAGCGTTGCTGCATCAGGCGAGCGCCCAAATCGGCGTCGCCACCGCCGCGATGTATCCGCAGATCACGCTGTCCGCGAGCTACGGCACGGAGGCGCTCACGCCCGCCGGCGCGTTCCAGCAAGCGAACACGATCTGGAGCCTCGGCGCAGGCATCCTGCAGCCGATTTTCCAGGGCGGGCAACTGCGCGCGCAGAAACGCGCCGCCGTCGACGCCTATGACCAAGCCAATGCGCAGTATCGCGCGACGGTGCTGCTCGCGTTCCAGAACGTGGCCGATTCGTTGCGCGCGCTCGATCACGACGCGACCGGCCTCAAGGCGCAGACCGAGGCATGGCGCGCCGCCAGCGATTCGCTGACGCTCACGCGCGGCCAATATCGTGTCGGCGGCGTGAGCTATCTCGCGCTGCTCGATGCGCAGCGTCAGTACCAGCAAACCGTCGTGAGTCTCGCGCAGGCGCAGGCGTCGCGTTATGCGGACACCGCGGCGCTGTTTCAGGCGCTCGGCGGCGGCTGGTGGAATGCGCCGCCCCCGGAAGCGGCCGCGGATACGCCGCATTGA
- a CDS encoding alkaline phosphatase family protein, with protein sequence MSDVHNRVQNGDNAAKNTKTDPIKHVVLLLMENHSFDQMLGSLDAVHEDLDGIKNGRATINDDGHGKSFRLEPTQERQMKLDPYHDHPDVLEQLAGNNGGFVRNFARHYPRSSQAQRQDIMGYYPLDFLPALHTLGRQFTICDRWFSSLPGPTWPNRFFALSGTSMGEVAMPEGINALEPKWYTEETQTTIFDRLNEKQKSWKVYFYDFPASLLLVNQRKRENLANYHSFGTFFEDAAADESTFPEFVLIEPKYFGQAQNDDHPPHNIMKAEKLIADTGVPRTRAKNVESPRARAPLVCRLLVRRSRQRRERCSEFRRHAGSTEHRVDAHDRSPGLRDGDPRTLAQQRLLRGQERARNAH encoded by the coding sequence ATGAGTGACGTGCACAACCGCGTACAAAACGGCGACAACGCAGCAAAAAACACGAAAACCGATCCCATCAAGCACGTCGTTTTGCTCTTGATGGAGAACCACTCGTTCGATCAAATGCTGGGATCGCTCGATGCGGTGCATGAAGATCTCGACGGCATCAAGAACGGGCGCGCGACAATCAACGACGACGGCCACGGAAAGTCCTTTCGTCTCGAACCGACGCAAGAGCGTCAAATGAAGCTGGACCCGTATCACGATCATCCGGACGTGCTCGAACAGCTCGCAGGCAACAACGGCGGTTTCGTTCGCAATTTCGCGCGCCACTATCCGCGCAGCAGCCAGGCCCAGCGCCAGGACATCATGGGCTATTACCCGCTCGATTTCCTGCCCGCGCTGCATACGCTGGGCCGGCAATTCACGATTTGCGACCGATGGTTTTCTTCGCTGCCGGGGCCGACCTGGCCCAACCGGTTTTTCGCGCTTTCGGGGACGTCGATGGGCGAAGTGGCGATGCCGGAGGGAATCAATGCCCTCGAACCCAAGTGGTACACCGAGGAAACGCAGACGACAATCTTCGATCGGCTGAATGAAAAACAAAAAAGCTGGAAAGTCTATTTCTACGATTTCCCCGCCTCTTTGCTGCTCGTGAATCAAAGGAAACGCGAAAACCTCGCCAATTACCATTCATTCGGGACATTCTTCGAAGACGCCGCAGCCGACGAAAGCACCTTTCCCGAGTTTGTCCTCATCGAACCGAAGTATTTCGGTCAAGCACAGAACGACGATCACCCGCCGCACAACATCATGAAGGCGGAGAAGCTGATCGCTGATACCGGAGTTCCCCGAACTCGAGCGAAGAACGTCGAATCGCCACGCGCAAGGGCTCCATTGGTTTGCCGACTTCTTGTTCGCCGATCTCGACAACGCCGCGAGCGATGCAGTGAGTTCCGTCGCCACGCTGGCTCGACGGAACACCGCGTGGACGCGCATGACAGGAGCCCTGGGCTACGCGATGGTGATCCTCGGACATTGGCTCAGCAAAGGCTTCTTCGCGGCCAAGAGCGCGCGCGAAACGCACACTGA
- a CDS encoding LysR family transcriptional regulator — protein sequence MAKDVTLRQLRYFVAAAQTGQFSMAATDEHVSQSAITNAVLALESALGTRLFERLPQGVELTPDGQDFYHHARHVLDSVRDAMHKPRFRSHDLRGTVRIAASYVVLGYFLPELFARFRASYPDVEIDLRDVDRPGIEAAVLNDDVDLGVTILSNVERLSRFGHQVLMRSRRQLWVAPTHPLAQLRTPSLKDIAQHPYILLTVDEGEQSTLRYWAKKRMTPNIAFRTSSMEALRGLVAYGFGVTVLSDMVFRPWSLEGKRIEARPVLDTIPQMDAGMLWRKDAQMSAPALAMQQFLIHACGS from the coding sequence ATGGCTAAGGACGTCACACTGCGCCAGCTGCGCTACTTCGTTGCCGCCGCCCAGACGGGGCAGTTCTCGATGGCCGCCACCGACGAGCACGTGTCGCAATCGGCGATCACGAATGCGGTGCTGGCGCTCGAAAGCGCGCTCGGCACGCGCTTGTTCGAACGTCTGCCGCAGGGCGTCGAGCTCACGCCCGACGGACAGGATTTCTATCACCACGCCCGGCACGTGCTCGATTCGGTGCGTGATGCAATGCACAAACCGCGCTTTCGCTCGCACGATTTGCGCGGCACCGTGCGGATCGCGGCTTCGTACGTGGTGCTCGGGTATTTTTTGCCGGAGCTGTTTGCGCGTTTTCGTGCGAGCTATCCGGATGTCGAAATCGATCTGCGCGACGTCGATCGGCCCGGAATCGAAGCGGCGGTGCTCAACGATGACGTCGATCTGGGCGTGACGATCTTGTCGAACGTCGAGCGCCTTTCGCGCTTCGGTCACCAGGTCCTGATGCGCTCACGGCGACAGCTGTGGGTGGCGCCGACGCATCCGCTCGCGCAATTGCGCACGCCCTCGCTCAAGGACATCGCGCAGCACCCGTATATCCTGTTGACCGTCGATGAAGGCGAGCAGTCGACGCTGCGCTACTGGGCCAAGAAGCGCATGACGCCGAATATCGCGTTTCGGACGAGTTCGATGGAGGCGTTGCGCGGGCTCGTGGCCTACGGGTTCGGGGTGACGGTGCTGTCGGATATGGTGTTCCGGCCTTGGTCGCTGGAAGGCAAGCGGATCGAGGCCAGGCCGGTGCTCGATACGATTCCGCAGATGGATGCAGGGATGCTGTGGAGGAAGGACGCGCAGATGAGCGCGCCCGCGCTGGCGATGCAGCAGTTCTTGATTCATGCGTGCGGGAGCTGA
- a CDS encoding indolepyruvate ferredoxin oxidoreductase family protein, with amino-acid sequence MNAPLSAEQRDALASSAAPATLPEVTLDDKYTLEKGRVYISGTQALVRLPMLQKERDQRAGLNTAGFISGYRGSPLGGVDQALWKAKKHLHANDVVFQPGINEDLAATAVWGSQQLNLWPNAQRDGVFGMWYGKGPGVDRTGDVFKHANSAGTDPNGGVLVLAGDDHASKSSTVAHQSEHAFIAAGIPVLYPSNVQEYLDFGLHGWAMSRYSGLWVAMKCVTDVVESTASIDLDPDRVQIVTPADYQMPAGGLNIRWPDAPLAQEARLLDHKWYAALAYVRANKLNRIVLDSPKPRFGIMTAGKAYLDVRQALVDLGLDDDTCSRIGLRLLKVGCVWPLDAQDARAFATGLEEILVVEEKRQILEYALKEELYNWREDVRPKIYGKFDERDNEGGEWSVPRGDWLLPAHYELSPALIAKAIARRLAKADLPDDVRARIVARVAIIEAKEREAAKPRVTVERKPWFCSGCPHNTSTNVPEGSRALAGIGCHYMTIWMDRKTETFSQMGGEGVAWLGQMHFAGDKHVFANLGDGTYFHSGLLAIRASIAANANITYKILYNDAVAMTGGQPVDGVLTVPQIAHQVSAEGAKRIVIVTDQPEKYDATVALPSGVTVHHRDRLDAMQRELREVPGTTVLIYDQTCATEKRRRRKRGTYPDPAKRAFINDAVCEGCGDCSVQSNCLSVEPLETPLGAKRKINQSSCNKDFSCVKGFCPSFVTAEGAQVKKPQAAIGDKAALPDFATLAQPTLPALAKPYGILVTGVGGTGVVTIGGLIGMAAHLENKGVTVLDMAGLAQKGGAVLSHVQVAASPDALHATRIATGEARLVIGCDAIVSASLDVLSRTQFGVTNAAINSGATPTADFVRNAKWSFPGAQTEQDLRSGIGDGCTFIDANALALTLLGDTIYSNPLLLGFAWQKGWLPLELASLKRAIELNGVSIEKNRLAFDWGRYVAQHGAEAIEAFAPRQASQQVIAFKPVESLDQLVAAREQLLTGYQNAAYAARYRSVVDRIQAKETQLAGGDRSDAKRSHLPLTQAVARNLAKLMAYKDEYEVARLYADPAYLDKLRAQFEGEPGKDYTLSFYLAPPLFAKRDEHGHLVKQRYGAWMLPAFRVLAKLKGLRGTALDLFGKTEERRNERAMIEDYIAMVDEFCASLDQAKLDAALKLANLPDDVRGYGHVKERAVQKAALDHKRLMNEYRQARKLDAAA; translated from the coding sequence ATGAATGCGCCCCTATCCGCCGAACAGCGCGACGCGCTAGCGTCGTCCGCCGCCCCCGCCACCCTTCCCGAAGTCACGCTCGACGACAAGTACACGCTCGAAAAAGGCCGCGTCTATATCAGCGGCACGCAGGCGCTCGTGCGACTGCCGATGCTGCAAAAAGAGCGCGACCAGCGCGCGGGATTGAATACGGCCGGTTTCATCTCCGGCTATCGCGGCTCGCCGCTCGGCGGCGTCGATCAGGCGCTGTGGAAAGCGAAGAAGCATTTGCACGCCAACGACGTGGTGTTCCAGCCCGGCATCAACGAAGACCTCGCCGCGACCGCGGTCTGGGGCTCGCAGCAGCTCAATCTGTGGCCGAATGCGCAGCGCGATGGCGTCTTTGGCATGTGGTACGGCAAGGGCCCGGGCGTCGACCGCACCGGCGACGTCTTCAAGCACGCGAATTCCGCGGGCACCGATCCGAACGGCGGCGTGCTCGTGCTCGCGGGTGACGACCACGCGTCGAAATCGTCGACGGTCGCGCACCAGTCCGAGCACGCGTTCATCGCGGCCGGCATTCCCGTGCTGTATCCGTCCAACGTGCAGGAATATCTGGACTTCGGCCTGCACGGCTGGGCGATGAGCCGCTACTCGGGCCTCTGGGTCGCGATGAAGTGCGTGACCGACGTGGTCGAATCCACCGCCTCGATCGACCTCGATCCCGACCGCGTGCAAATCGTCACGCCGGCCGACTATCAAATGCCCGCAGGCGGCCTGAACATTCGCTGGCCCGATGCGCCGCTCGCGCAGGAAGCACGCCTGCTCGACCACAAGTGGTATGCCGCGCTCGCCTACGTGCGCGCCAACAAGCTGAACCGGATCGTGCTCGATTCGCCTAAGCCGCGCTTCGGCATCATGACGGCGGGCAAGGCATATCTCGACGTGCGTCAGGCGCTCGTCGACCTCGGCCTGGACGACGACACCTGCTCGCGCATCGGCTTGCGCTTGCTGAAAGTGGGCTGCGTGTGGCCGCTCGACGCGCAGGACGCGCGCGCGTTCGCCACCGGTCTCGAAGAGATTCTCGTCGTCGAAGAGAAGCGCCAGATCCTCGAATATGCGCTGAAGGAAGAGTTGTACAACTGGCGCGAGGACGTGCGCCCCAAGATCTACGGCAAGTTCGACGAGCGCGACAACGAAGGCGGCGAATGGTCGGTGCCGCGCGGCGACTGGCTGCTGCCCGCGCACTACGAGCTGTCGCCCGCGCTGATCGCGAAGGCGATCGCGCGCCGGCTCGCCAAAGCCGATTTGCCCGATGACGTGCGCGCGCGCATCGTCGCGCGCGTCGCGATCATCGAAGCGAAAGAGCGCGAAGCGGCCAAGCCGCGCGTGACGGTCGAACGCAAGCCGTGGTTCTGCTCGGGCTGTCCGCACAACACATCGACGAACGTGCCCGAAGGTTCGCGCGCGCTCGCGGGCATCGGCTGCCACTACATGACGATCTGGATGGACCGCAAGACCGAGACGTTCAGCCAGATGGGCGGCGAAGGCGTCGCGTGGCTTGGCCAGATGCATTTCGCGGGCGACAAGCACGTGTTCGCGAATCTCGGCGACGGCACCTACTTCCACTCGGGTCTGCTCGCGATCCGCGCGTCGATTGCCGCGAACGCGAATATCACCTACAAGATTTTGTATAACGACGCGGTGGCGATGACGGGCGGCCAGCCCGTCGACGGCGTGCTGACCGTGCCGCAGATCGCGCATCAGGTCTCCGCCGAGGGCGCGAAACGGATCGTCATCGTCACGGACCAGCCCGAGAAATACGACGCGACAGTCGCGCTGCCGAGCGGCGTGACCGTCCACCATCGCGACCGGCTCGACGCGATGCAGCGCGAGCTGCGCGAGGTGCCGGGCACCACCGTGCTGATCTACGACCAGACCTGCGCGACCGAAAAGCGCCGCCGCCGCAAGCGCGGCACTTACCCGGACCCGGCCAAGCGCGCGTTCATCAACGACGCGGTCTGCGAAGGCTGCGGCGATTGCTCGGTGCAATCGAACTGCTTGTCGGTCGAGCCGCTCGAGACGCCGCTTGGCGCGAAGCGCAAGATCAACCAGTCGTCATGCAACAAGGATTTTTCGTGCGTGAAGGGCTTTTGCCCGAGCTTCGTGACCGCGGAAGGCGCGCAGGTCAAGAAGCCCCAAGCCGCGATCGGTGACAAGGCCGCCCTGCCCGACTTCGCAACGCTTGCGCAACCCACGCTGCCCGCGCTTGCGAAGCCGTACGGGATTCTCGTGACGGGCGTCGGCGGCACGGGTGTCGTGACGATCGGCGGCTTGATCGGCATGGCCGCGCATCTGGAGAACAAGGGCGTGACCGTGCTCGACATGGCCGGCCTCGCACAAAAAGGCGGCGCCGTGCTGAGCCACGTGCAAGTCGCCGCCTCGCCGGACGCGCTGCACGCGACGCGGATCGCCACCGGCGAGGCGCGTCTCGTGATCGGCTGCGACGCGATCGTGTCGGCCTCGCTCGACGTGCTCTCGCGCACGCAGTTCGGCGTGACGAACGCGGCGATCAACAGCGGCGCCACGCCGACCGCCGATTTCGTGCGCAACGCGAAGTGGTCGTTCCCGGGCGCGCAGACCGAACAGGATCTGCGCTCGGGCATCGGCGACGGCTGCACCTTCATCGATGCAAACGCGCTCGCTTTGACGCTGCTCGGCGACACGATTTACTCCAATCCGCTGCTGCTCGGCTTCGCGTGGCAAAAGGGCTGGCTGCCGCTCGAACTCGCGAGCCTCAAGCGCGCGATCGAATTGAACGGCGTGTCGATCGAGAAGAACCGTCTTGCGTTCGATTGGGGCCGCTACGTCGCGCAGCATGGCGCCGAAGCCATCGAAGCGTTCGCGCCGCGCCAGGCGTCGCAACAGGTGATCGCGTTCAAGCCCGTTGAATCGCTCGACCAGCTGGTCGCCGCGCGCGAACAATTGCTGACCGGTTATCAGAACGCGGCTTACGCGGCACGCTATCGCAGCGTCGTCGATCGTATCCAAGCAAAGGAAACGCAGCTTGCCGGCGGCGATCGTTCGGACGCGAAGCGCTCGCACCTGCCGCTCACGCAAGCTGTCGCGCGCAATCTCGCGAAGCTGATGGCGTACAAGGACGAATACGAGGTCGCGCGCCTTTATGCCGACCCCGCGTACCTCGACAAGCTGCGCGCGCAATTCGAAGGCGAGCCGGGCAAGGACTACACGCTGAGCTTCTATCTCGCGCCGCCGCTGTTCGCGAAGCGCGACGAGCACGGGCACCTCGTGAAGCAGCGCTACGGGGCGTGGATGCTGCCGGCGTTCCGCGTGCTCGCGAAGTTGAAGGGCTTGCGCGGCACCGCGCTCGATCTCTTCGGCAAGACCGAAGAGCGCCGCAACGAGCGCGCGATGATCGAAGACTACATCGCGATGGTCGACGAGTTCTGCGCCTCGCTGGATCAGGCAAAGCTCGATGCCGCGCTCAAGCTGGCGAATCTTCCCGACGACGTTCGCGGCTACGGTCACGTGAAAGAGCGCGCAGTGCAGAAGGCAGCGCTCGATCATAAGCGGTTGATGAACGAGTATCGTCAGGCACGCAAGCTGGACGCTGCCGCCTAA
- a CDS encoding HAD-IA family hydrolase, whose amino-acid sequence MTVKLAIFDFDGTLADTYPVFVDSINALAARHQFRQIAKDEEHTLRQLSAADILRELELPIWRVPAVISDFRAIMRERIHEVRPFPNIVETLQAMADQQIELAVATSNTIDNVSAVVGASLIDQLAAIECGSPLFGKPYRLRQILHATQADKSETIYIGDEIRDAEAAQRAGIQFGAVAWGYTALDALLRHQPAEVFRTPADLLRLSPAANG is encoded by the coding sequence ATGACAGTCAAACTCGCGATCTTCGATTTCGACGGCACGCTCGCCGACACCTACCCCGTCTTCGTCGACTCGATCAACGCCCTCGCGGCGAGGCATCAGTTCCGGCAAATCGCTAAAGACGAGGAGCACACGCTGCGTCAGCTGAGCGCCGCCGATATCCTCCGCGAGCTCGAGCTTCCGATCTGGCGCGTACCCGCCGTGATATCGGATTTCAGAGCGATCATGCGCGAGAGAATCCACGAAGTGCGGCCGTTTCCGAACATCGTGGAAACGCTGCAGGCCATGGCGGATCAACAGATCGAGCTGGCCGTTGCGACCTCGAATACGATCGACAACGTCAGCGCGGTGGTGGGCGCGTCGCTCATCGATCAGCTCGCCGCGATCGAATGCGGCTCGCCGCTATTCGGCAAGCCATACCGCTTGCGCCAAATCCTGCACGCAACCCAGGCCGACAAATCCGAAACCATCTATATCGGCGATGAAATCCGCGACGCCGAAGCGGCTCAGCGCGCGGGCATTCAGTTCGGCGCGGTGGCGTGGGGATACACGGCACTGGATGCGCTGTTGCGCCATCAACCGGCCGAGGTCTTCCGCACGCCAGCCGACTTGCTGCGCTTGAGTCCCGCCGCTAACGGCTAA
- a CDS encoding efflux RND transporter periplasmic adaptor subunit: MNQKRPLAKRMTIMLLCVGLLLGALVGFNLFRAHMFAKFMASNAAPPETVTAITAGYQSWQPQLLAVGSLRAVRGVDVTTEVAGLVREITFNSGQDVKTGQVLVRLNDDNDVALLQSLKAQADLAQTVFNRDKAQYDIKAIAKAQLDADEADLRNKKALVAQQAALVDKKTIRAPFAGRLGITTVNPGQYLNPGDAIVTLQAVDPIYADFYLPQQQLGQLEIGQTVIVDTSAYSGRTFAGKILSINPKVDSNTRNVQIEAAVDNHERKLLPGMYANVKVDAGAKERYLTLPQTAITYNPYGATVFVVKPGTRPNAQGKVLPVAQQVFVTPGPTRGDQVAIMKGVSEGTQVVTSGQLKLKNGTSLIIDNRVQPADNPNPSPQEQ, encoded by the coding sequence ATGAACCAGAAGCGACCGTTGGCCAAGCGAATGACAATCATGCTGCTCTGCGTCGGCTTGCTGCTCGGCGCATTGGTCGGCTTCAACCTGTTCCGGGCGCATATGTTCGCGAAGTTCATGGCGTCGAATGCGGCGCCGCCTGAGACCGTCACGGCGATCACGGCGGGCTACCAGTCGTGGCAGCCGCAGCTCCTGGCGGTCGGCAGTCTGCGCGCGGTGCGCGGCGTCGACGTGACGACGGAAGTCGCGGGCCTCGTGCGCGAGATCACGTTCAATTCCGGCCAGGACGTGAAGACCGGGCAAGTCCTCGTCAGGCTCAACGACGACAACGACGTCGCGCTGCTCCAATCGCTGAAGGCGCAGGCGGATCTCGCGCAGACCGTCTTCAACCGCGACAAAGCGCAATACGACATCAAGGCGATCGCGAAAGCCCAGCTCGACGCCGACGAAGCCGACTTGCGCAACAAGAAAGCGCTGGTCGCGCAACAGGCCGCGCTCGTCGACAAGAAGACGATACGCGCGCCGTTCGCGGGGCGCCTCGGCATCACGACGGTCAACCCGGGGCAATACCTCAACCCGGGCGATGCGATCGTCACGCTGCAAGCCGTCGATCCGATCTACGCCGACTTCTATCTCCCGCAGCAGCAGCTCGGACAGCTCGAGATCGGCCAGACCGTCATCGTCGACACGAGCGCGTACAGCGGACGCACGTTCGCCGGCAAGATTCTCTCGATCAATCCGAAAGTCGACAGCAACACGCGCAACGTGCAGATCGAGGCGGCCGTCGACAACCACGAACGCAAGCTCCTGCCCGGCATGTACGCGAACGTGAAGGTCGATGCCGGGGCGAAGGAGCGCTATCTGACGCTGCCGCAAACGGCCATCACCTACAACCCGTATGGCGCGACGGTGTTCGTCGTCAAGCCCGGCACCCGGCCGAACGCGCAAGGCAAAGTGCTGCCCGTCGCGCAGCAGGTGTTCGTGACGCCGGGGCCGACGCGCGGCGATCAGGTCGCGATCATGAAGGGCGTCTCCGAAGGCACGCAGGTCGTGACGAGCGGCCAGTTGAAACTCAAGAACGGCACGTCGCTCATCATCGATAACCGCGTGCAGCCCGCGGACAATCCGAACCCCTCGCCGCAAGAGCAATGA
- a CDS encoding universal stress protein, with protein sequence MSLSSKILLVYDGTDEAKSALLRCAELSVALAARVDVVTVVNFADDNAMCGGMLSSAAMTQLEDQARSALREAIDALGVNGVVARGHVVFGGVLEAITRMVDLLQSDVIVVGHRTRSWLERWYHGRALHVDLVERVKGSMIVTVTPA encoded by the coding sequence ATGTCTTTATCTTCCAAAATCCTCCTGGTCTATGACGGAACGGACGAAGCGAAGTCGGCTTTGCTTCGCTGCGCGGAGCTCTCGGTCGCACTCGCGGCACGAGTCGATGTTGTCACCGTGGTCAATTTCGCGGATGACAACGCGATGTGTGGCGGCATGCTGTCGAGCGCCGCGATGACGCAGCTCGAAGACCAGGCCCGAAGTGCGTTGAGAGAGGCTATCGACGCACTAGGCGTGAATGGCGTAGTCGCGCGGGGTCACGTTGTCTTCGGCGGTGTTCTGGAGGCCATCACGCGGATGGTCGACCTGCTGCAATCCGACGTGATTGTCGTCGGTCATCGCACGAGAAGCTGGCTCGAACGCTGGTATCACGGCCGCGCGCTTCACGTCGACCTGGTGGAAAGAGTGAAAGGTTCGATGATCGTCACGGTCACGCCCGCTTGA